The Chroicocephalus ridibundus chromosome 3, bChrRid1.1, whole genome shotgun sequence genome includes the window TAGTTTTCAGAATGTTTACACTTAAAATACTTGCTAAgcattttgtttgtctgttttttaactaTAGCGTATACAAACTGGTAtcttaaaagcatttaataatcCAACTACTAAGACGGCAGATGAAGAAACTAGAAGAAAAGTCAAAGGTATGCAACTCTTTAttgaatacttttaaaaatgcacaagttTTTAAATACCGTTTTCTTCAAAACTGGTTATTGCAAACAGCAATAACAAAGTACTGTAGTTACAAGACTTTTATTATGTATTATTCTAGTGCCACCTAGTGCATATCTAAAGGATAAAGAGTTTAGTATGTGCTGACTTGCATCTTTGTATCCAGGATGAAGTCTTCCCCTGTATTAATAATGCCTCTTGTAATGATAGgtagaatttaattttgttctctaAAGTATTTGCTGCATCATCAGGTTTGTTGTATAGCCACAATCATTGTATCACTCAAGAGAGGCCACTTTCcataaataaaactgatttctgTTAGCTGACTGATACCGCGAGCACTCTAAATATGATTGATTGCAAAGCCAAGATAGGACGCTGTTTCCAAAACagctgttttttaattaatttgtatgtgtgtgtttatgcaaaAGTTCtaatttgggggattttgttttaattaaagtcTTAATAATGATTAAGCTGTTTGGAAAGTCGCCCTTTCCAAATCTGCAGCAGTTAAGGCATAGAGATGTATTAGAACAGGCTTTGGTCTCATGTTTTAGAGTTTTATGGTTTCAAAAATCGTTTAGAAAGGGTGACAACCTGTCTGCTACCCTAGTGTCTATATCAAGACAATACAATATTAAGTATTCAAAagaaaactgtgattttatttaaaaggctTCTTCTTGAGAGATACAGTACTGTTATTCTGTTACAgtaggtggggaagggaaggataACAGGGAATCAtatcactaaaatattttgaaatgttgagATAATACAGTATACGATGTATTAGTTATTGTATTGTgttcaaaacattttgaatatGTTTAAAATTGTGCTTTCACAATAAATCCTCGAAAGAATTTTGTTGTACTTATAGTGTGGCATTGGATctgttatttttcacatttaaaaaaggCAATGTTTTTTCAGCATATGGAAGAGAGGGTGTGAAGATGAACTTCATAGATAGGATCTTTGTTGGTGAATTGACTAGCACTGTCATGTGTGAGGAATGTGAAAATGTAGGTATTCTGGAATTTGGTTTGATGTGGAATAGATCACATACTGGTTTGATTACGTTGTCTTGAAAGTATAAAATTGTATTGCCAATTTTAtacttgtttgtttgtaaaaGCAAGACTTTATTGAaagtttctcatttaaaatgatttattcCTTCTTTAAAGCATTATCCTCCGCAAACCTAAGAAGAGGGATCCTTTAAATTCAAAAAAGGATTCAAGTACTGGGCTTGATTTTACATCTAACTTACGGCTGGAGGTTCCAAATTCTATAATCATCCGTTTAACCCCCtgattttatttgatatttttaaaacacctgCCTATCTTAAGATGCAAATCCTCCTGCCTACTCTTCTGGGATATACCTGAAAATTGGGAATTGCTTACTTTGAATTAGCATGAGTGGGGAAAtgctaaaattacttttttttacttgaagTGTTTTTGATAATTAACGTAATAACTCTAATGAACAGCATATTCCTTTCATAATTAATATTACTGACATTTCATCATAAATGCTTTCCATGATCCTtataattttctttaactttggaagagaaaaatcttatttGCATGACTTTTCTAATTGAATGTTACATTTGTGTTTGGTTTACAACATTATATTTCATATTATAGAGATTAAGTTAATCAATCAGCCTGAATAATTAAGCACAGTCCCGCAGTGCCAGGTAAACTTCCCTCTGTGTGATGTGCAGGTTACACTTCAATGTGCTACTAGTATCAATGAAGAACTTTTACAATATACAAAATAGAGGTTGTATGTATTTGGCGTGTCTCATTCATTTTTGCTGGATTCTTATATTCCGCCTGCAGAGGACTCAGGAATTTGCTCGCTGTAGCCCTTTGAGGAAGAGTTAAGCATTCGCTTTCCTTTGCCTGCGTTGGCAAAGATGTTTTTGACTAATGTTTGTTCATGCAAACTCACTCTTTAGGGGAACCCCTCTTGGAACATCGCTCATCAGGCAGTCATTCTTGTTACAGTAGTTTTGATCTCATTTATTGCTTTACTGGAACCCAAATCATGGCGAGTCCCTGCACAACAGGTAAAAATAAGGCCTACAGTCCATATCAAATATCGCAGGTGTAAGACAGGGTCACGGATGCAAGAGAAGGGCAATGATGACAGTAATTGAGGGCATGACTGTGTTCAGTAACTTACATGTAcaatatgatttttaaatttttttttaaggccttgtttttcagtctttccagAGGCAAGATAAGTCAGTTTTGGAAGGAATTTGATAACGGCAAGGGAGAGAGCTTAAGTAACAGGCTTGGATGAGATGCTCTAGTCATAAAGGCACATGGGAAGTGCTGAGAGCGAAAGTCTTTAGGTACGATTTGCCAGATATTTCTAGTCTCAACTTAGATTTTTATATGGCTTATAGATggcaaaataaaacttcagcacagaaaagaaggctggttttttttcagtccccTTTTCCCCAGTAATTGGATTTATTTTAACAATTACTAGCGTATGTTATGGCATGAAAATTTCTAATAAAGCTTTTGGCTGTAACCAGGAAGCCTGACTTAATCTTTTCGGAGAGTGTCAGGTTAGAACCTGTCATCTAACTGTCATTAACCAGTCCTTGCTGCTTAACGGTGTACGAGGTCCAACGCTTGCACAGAAGCATCCAGGGTCAGGAAACTCTACAAATTAGCTTTCTGCAGAACCGTGCCATCTAGAAGGCCCACATACTTGAAAAGCTCAGAGAAACAGCACCGTACTTGCTTCTAGGTCCAGTTCATGCCCAGATGAATGGCTTTGCCCTTTGTGTCTGTGTGCCGAAATTTTCTGCAGTGTTAGAAAGAAAATCAGcgctaacataaaaaaaaaaaagttgtttctggaAGTTCTTCATTGTAGTTTGATACATCTTGTAACTAATAAGCTTTTTATATAGTTTCTGATAACTATTTAAAAAAGGGAGCTATGTGCTAAACTCATATATTCCTCTTTGCATTTAatatgcattttctctttttcttcaagaTTTCAACAGTAAAAGAACCTTTCATTGATCTTTCACTTCCTATAATAGAGGAGAGGGTAAGAAACGGAATATGTACTAAATAACTATTGCTTCCAGTGGATTATTTTTACATAcctttatgaaaatgtttatgGATATACACACAGTTTTGATTTCAAGCCTAAAAATGGATGCTTGTCCATAAATACGTGTACTGTCATACATCTGTTcattatataattttatttatatatatagacacacaatGTCATTAAGTCATTTTTAAATTAGTCCAAACTTGGAACAAAGGACCGTTGTAATTTACTGTATATGTAGGTCTGAGATTACCTTAATTTAGTAGTATTTTTAGTATATACTTATATGAatagaatgattattttttttttttttaaggtccaGAAAGTTAGATTCTAGCATATTGGTTTGCATCTAGAGAACCTGAATCATTGGGCTGAAGCGTACCTATGGGATGAGACAGTGTAAAAATGGCTAGACTTCGAATATCTTTATTCTGGTGTTTTTGGCATTTCACAGAATGCCTCCAATAGCTGTGGAGGAACTGTGTTGCTTTGGAGACATATACTCTGCTTTTGCAGGACTTGGGGTTTTCATTGGAGAGTAGGGGGGGTGAGTTGGGGGTGGTTCTTCCCCCATCCTGCGTATATTCATGTCTATTTAAGGGAGAGTATTTAACGTAATATTTAATCCCATATAAAATGTACTTGTCTCCCAACACCAGTTTTGCTCATCATAAATTCTTCTTCTCCATTGCTGCATTGAGTGCTGATGTCTGTGGGAGCTGAAGCTTTAGGAACATTTTGAGTATTTGGGCCCCTGTGCTTCCCGGCTCACACGTGTAACACGGGAACTTCACGGGCTCTTTTTGAGAGCAAGAGATCTGCTGGCTTTCAGCAATCGCAGCACTTACTTGAGGACATGCATTATTTTATGGTTGTCTCTTTCCTTTACAGTCTAGATACACCGCTGCCATTAATGTGATGGGGGCTGTGCAGCAGCTCCTTCATCACCTCTCAAGGTGGTAGGCTGCACGAGGGTCTGACATATGGGGAGCGATGTCCCCTTTGATAAATTCACATCTCGTACAGCTCCGCATGTGTTTATACAATACTAGAATAGATTATTTGGTATGTATTCTCTACAGGAACTCTGTATCATTCCTGTTTCTTGTGGCTCTCAGTTGATCCTTCAACGATGTTGACAGTGTGTTTATgataaataaaattagaaagtaGTCCTATCTTGTAATTCAGGGGCCAGTTAATTGGATATAGGTAGGTTACTATTTTCTAAAGCGAAGGAAAACCCCCACATACTTTCATCTTTTATGTAGGTTGCAAAGGAATACAAAATTGGCGTATTTCCTTTCCTAATTTCCTGTCTAATTTCCTAGGTTGCAAAACCTGTGCCTTTGGGAAGAACAGGTAAAGGTAAAAGCGTACAAGAGGCAGATCTTGCTCAGTATAACTGTTCTTCTATCACTGCACTGAATAATCAACCCAAAGTTGTCAAGAAACACACTTTAACAAAAGATAAGGTAAGAACTCAAATACTCGCACTAACCAGTCATCTTGAGTTTATTCTGAAATTTCTAGGGTTACAGGGGTAGGAATTTTGACATCTATCAATGAAGGTATTTTGGTATACATAAAGCTGACATagacttgttttaaaatatttaggtcATTATTAGAGGTGTGAGAAAGGACAGTCATTGGGAACCACTTAGTTTTCAGTtacggggtttttttttaaaggaaaaaaaaaatctgcaagttaATTTTGATTCAcgttgcttttggttttgttgactgcttttcttctggtgcCCTCATAGTTTGTTCCTGGTTGCAATCACAAGAACTGTTAAGTAATGCTGGCTCAGAGAGCAGGCAGGTCTGCGTTAGTGCTGTCCCAGGGATTAGCTGGTAGCGGGTGCAACAAAAATAGTACAGCCAGCAGAGACTCTGGGGGACCGAGATGATGGTTTCCGTGATCCGCTTGGCCTTCAGCAGCCCGAGGGCTGGGGAGCTGGGTTCAGCCCCTCTCCAGTGCAGCCTCCTCGGCTGTATGGTTCTTCCTGATGGTAGTAAAAGGGTTCTGCAAACACGCCAGCCTAACAAAAGGGATTATTGGTACGTATTAGTGCTTAGAGATTAAAAGAAGTATGTAGTAATAACTGTGCACATATATTACTGTTAATGAAGCGTGAGAAAGGCTCTCATTGTCATTATTGTCGTATAATGTCATTATATGTCATATACGgtcataattcttttttttaataagccttaTCATCGATATAGGGTTATGTGGCCAATTACAATCTTAATAATAGAGTTAATACTGATACATAAAACACAATTACTAAAAcgttttcaaaattaagaaaataaaatatagtaTGGATTCAATAAACTAGATTATACAGACTAAAGGAAGCAACAGCTCTGCTTTCAATAAAAATGGATAGAGTGACCTATGAAGTATGTCTGTCTAATTGGTGAGGTTTTGTGATCCTCTTTGCCCCCTCCATCTTTTCAGACACgtatttatcattattttagtctcttttttttttttaattatttcagtgtaATATAACTGTTCTGCAGTAAAACTTCTAATCCAAAACAAGCAATTGTTGAATTCAGTCAGCGTTTGTTGATGTTCTGTGACTTCAGTTCATTTTCTAAGCTTGCTTGTGAAAATGGGGGCTGTCCCGTGGGTGGTTTTGTAGGCAACGGAGTACCTGAATGCTCCTTGTTTGGCTTTTCTCTTGAAATGGGGAGCTtcacaattttaataattttttgacTGCTGTTTACATAGTACCTGTCAACACCAGCAGTAATTTCAGACaagctcctctccctctcctctacGTATAAAGCAAGCTTAACTGAGACAAGAAATTGTCCTAATGGAGAATAGTTTTGGGGggttctaattatttttattggtttttttttttccttttttgataaaCTGTTCACTTGCTTACAAGTTTAAGGACTTGAATTACAAAGTCACGCATTTAGTGTAGGTTTAAACCCTGCTTAAGAAAatattcaggaatattttttgtctttcacgTAGACTTCATTTGGAGTTAAGTTCTTGCTTAAAGTTTAAAACTGAGTATGTGCTTGAGGAGTCTTCATGAATTGAGTCTATGGTATATATTTAAGGGATAGACTGAAAAAAGTTCAGTGCCTGCAAGTCAGGCAGTTCCCTGTAGTGCCTAGCATTTTGGTACCCGTGACCTGGAGTGGgatccaaaacaaaaccagtccAGAAACCCCCTCTACCAAATAAGAAGCTACCTAACGAGAGTCAGGAGGAACTGCTAAACACAAAGCCGTGTCTAAAGTTACGCGCTCGCTGCAGTGTAGGCACAGGATCAGGTGTGCAGATGGCTATTTCCCTCCACGTAGGTTCCCTGTTATGGAAGCAACCCGTGAAAGTTAGTTTCTGTAGTTAGCTCCGTGAGAGCACTGATGTGAGCTTAACTCCTCCTGTATGTCACTTTGTTTGTTTAAACATACTTCATTAATGCCAAGAAGTGGAAGATGTGAGTGCGCAGAGCTCCTGGTGCTCAGAGGGCATTATGAGCCTTATTTTAGGAACGTGCCTAGACTATAGGTTATGAGATCGTGGCAATTTTAGATTTTTGTACCTGGTATCTGAGTGAGCCCTACTGAAGGGGTCTGTGCCCTGTTGGGGACCATAAAACCTCTCCTGAATCAGGTTCCAACACACTAAATGcacctgaagaaaaaataaaacagaataaccATATAAAATACTGATAGGAGCAGAGAATGAGACAGAGGTAGAAACAGGACGTGatagaaacaaaggaaaggatGGAAAGAAGAAGGTGCAGACACTGATTGTTGTAGGAGATAAGGACCAAAACTCGAACTGTTGTGGTGAATGAGAGGATTCCCGCTGGCATCACTGGAATTTTGATCCAACTCagataaaggaaaaagcaaaaggggaaggaaagttGCTAATTTCTCCtgggaaaaaggcaaacaaaagaaagaagtaaaagaatCATGAACACTTACAAATCACCTAAAATTATGgcagctttggttttttttagtctgtAGTAGCAGTTTTCTGTGGcagcaaggtttttttttcttcttacaatcttgataaaatacaaaaaaatcaactTCAGATAACATACAAATTAGCAAACATACTACTAAGgatgttttatttaattctaaGACAAGTGCCTACAAGGTGAGTTGAATGTTCTCCTGGAGGAGCTAAGGCCTTCGACGGGAGGCTGAGGGACAAGCTTAAACTTGAGAACCTTTTAGAAGCTTAAGTTAGATTAAGAGAATACCACTCCAAATGTGCCATCCCCAGCTGCCACGAAGTGAATGTAATTAGTTGTGGGAAGTATTGATCTCACAGTAAGTATAATGCTCTTAGCCAGCTAGGGTGTAGGTTTCTGATCCTAAATTGGTTTAAAAAGATCTTAAGGAGAGATCAACTAGCTTAAACGTGAGAGATGAAGAATATAAAAACAATAGGTTTAATTTGCTTTGAATTTGTTATGTTTCAAAACCTATGTTAGACCACAgttctgttttttgtttctcccctatattactgaaataataatgCCATAATTTACAGAATCAATTGAACCAGGAGAGACGGCTTGCCAGAAAAGCCGCCTCTAATGAAGAGGAAAGAAGTCCCATTATCAtgcaggaaaaaaccaaaaagcttgaGCTGGAAGGTAGCTCTGGCGTCCTGTACTCCAAAGACGCGAGCGCTGACTCTGCCGTAAATGGAAGTCAGACGGAAGGCAGTGAGAAGGAAGCCAGCCGCTCGGAAAGCAGCTTCGATGCAGACAGTGAAGCCTCAGAAAGCGAAAGTGCTTCCAAGCAAACAGCGTTCAGCCTGTCCAGCAACGTGTCTGGTTTGCACGTCAACCATGGAAATGCTAAAATGCCGCCCAACAAACCAAGTGATGGTAACGATGAGATGATTTCCAGTGCCATATCCAAACTCAGTTTCTGCGATACtataaatgaagataaaaaaatgAGCCGCGGGGATTCAGCATTAGGTTTATCGAATAATTCCGTGTTCTCAGTAGACAAATCCCCGCCGTCCCAAAACCCTCAAAACGCTTTTCAGACGCTTTCCCAAAGCTACATAACTAGCTCAAAGGAATGTTCTGTTCAGTCCTGCCTTTACCAGTTCACCTCTGTAGAGCTCCTAATGGGGAACAACAAGCTTCTATGTGAGAGCTGCACGGAAAGGAAACAGAAgtatcagaagaaaacaaactccaCAGGTAAAGTGCTTGTATCTGTCTGGACACTACAAAATTGCCTCTCAAAACCTGCAGTTTCATTGCTCCAGCACGGGCCTCCCCCTTGTGGATAAAGAGAAAATGCCTCCCCAGGTAGAACTTGCTCGTAACAACTTTAAAGTTCATCCTGCGAAGGCAACAAGACTAAATCTTATATTAGAACGTAAGCATAGATGCAACTTagaatttattttgcatctttaTTTTATCCAAGATAAGTAATTTAATGACGACCACAAACTGAATAGGCTCATCGTTATTaatctttgctgctgtttctgttcttTGCAATCCCAGAACCTTTgaaataaatgctgtatttttcagctcTAGCAACTTACATAATTGGGGAAGTCATGTAATTAAGTAAGAGGGGCAAAAAATGACacttgaagaggaaagaaaaacttacAAAGATTTGTAAAAATGGAGATGAGGGAGAACTACCTTCTTGTGATGACGTTTTCCTCAATGTTTGTATAGCCCAAGCAGACCATTAGGGTTCACTgagtaagaaaaacaatttaaatataacgaaaaataaacttttaaaaaggactggaggattttttttttaatgtgtagtaattcagaaagattaaaaaaaaattaagctctcCTGATTA containing:
- the USP45 gene encoding ubiquitin carboxyl-terminal hydrolase 45 isoform X3, which produces MKKLEEKSKISTVKEPFIDLSLPIIEERVAKPVPLGRTGKGKSVQEADLAQYNCSSITALNNQPKVVKKHTLTKDKNQLNQERRLARKAASNEEERSPIIMQEKTKKLELEGSSGVLYSKDASADSAVNGSQTEGSEKEASRSESSFDADSEASESESASKQTAFSLSSNVSGLHVNHGNAKMPPNKPSDGNDEMISSAISKLSFCDTINEDKKMSRGDSALGLSNNSVFSVDKSPPSQNPQNAFQTLSQSYITSSKECSVQSCLYQFTSVELLMGNNKLLCESCTERKQKYQKKTNSTEKKMDGVYTNARKQLLISSVPAILILHLKRFHQAGLSLRKVNRHVDFPLILDLAPFCSASCKNVMDGSRVLYSLYGIVEHSGSMRGGHYAAYVKVRTPSKKLLEHISTTKSVLGLKEAMGASGGQWVYVSDAHVQMVPESRVLNAQAYLLFYERLLL